A part of Liolophura sinensis isolate JHLJ2023 chromosome 1, CUHK_Ljap_v2, whole genome shotgun sequence genomic DNA contains:
- the LOC135482187 gene encoding SR-related and CTD-associated factor 4-like: protein MEAVRAFNNELSSLYEVKPPVSRAKMTHVTKCAIKAIKFYKHVVQSVEKFILKCKPEYKVPGLYVIDSIVRQSRHQFGQEKDVYAPRFTKNIVVTFQNLFKCPTDERSKIVRVLNLWQKNGVFPIEVIQPLMDLAGDPNNADLAAAAQRAVERVVPTPKSSQQKAHTPAKPVESAKVKANPVMNSQASADSILTTQTDMLNTVNQLLQQTQQPQSLDEQQQQLHQLQILQQQLLEQTQTMQHPEDQGAVIDNTLLAQIQTLTNQLLSKTGDLNKPPEPSFDKKLLDFDYGESDEDDDRKEEAGARNSSGPVQHLLTDPALMEHIQQMSQTIQKTEQLKNELNIQEQMRQQMLQQQQEEFDQQINQGPGIGRPPMHPGPSHPVMAPYPGMIEPPLPPDSSQDMETDDVIIIHDDTDFQRDRSHRGRDRSRSPKRRRRSRSRSRDRRKRSRSRDRRRRSRSGDREKAREKERERWKKRLPPIKEKHVSVCSTTIWVGHLAKLTSEEELVRELENYGAVDSINMIPPRGCAFVCMNRRKDAAKAVEKMKGLKINGSAIKIAWAPGKSMKDLGFKDMWNVDLGVTYVPWDKLPTDPSLLVDGGMIDEDTIPDHLKELAAAMHQTEAPTEEKPDAASVNNVPVPIGLPPGGPPSLPPGQPPFPQMPGLPPANSIRVLQPGQPVGLLNPMLIPMPGQTLANMPGAQVGMHPIMSLTQPRLPQVNAAGPIPLMSIPNQTSTTSAGSQLNAAIQNIMSSSGGPTAVTQAVPGMVRPGFSGPRPGMFQPGFNPPGFNPNVPPPHVPPPNFRLPPPAFGGSSAPLGDGDSTPEQDEGQATVTKVISNDWPSKFPNREGDDRDQFPKTPGFGQPPSDIRMPLPHEQNLLPSSQAGNRLPPPRGPAPPVFSQHNSPMNANSPRPLLGPRMMQPERPDMNGPSVRPFMVGPQGIAGMNRPFGPGAMGNQMRPQGPGDMGGPQPLMGNRFGGPRNPGQSLLGIRPGFPGSRMLGPPQQRFGSNPPGGPGGPRPQSFGHPMDDRIRPLFGDSPNRPFERPDFDRFGDRPRFHHPRGNGPDDRPLVPDRWGPLDGPPGLDRERDPGDRGGPFRDRFERNEFRRDDDGNPDWRVNRRESRNHRMPFEDNEMASPGRRRDSRGRHGDRDEQDKGGDRDRDRDRERDRDRGRDRDRDRSRRSRWSNLDPSQTGEAKENFSEPAEHMDDSVNMETVDMNISANSGEHDEEKTKGSVLQSAGVESDLMAQSQTSESIDKSQVDVVKEPEVGAGTVEALPEVLKELPEAQSNTDPSTGQLNEAAMPVSEILATIPSEPSVVPSESIDSVPAAVSQHTAPPVETEQQREVDQSQVTPANGSSTHAKEEPVVQKQPNDIVLNESTAEKPCPAKTQSPMEEGELEPGEVSS from the exons TGCAAACCTGAATATAAGGTACCTGGACTGTATGTCATAGATTCTATAGTTCGACAGTCTCGCCATCAGTTTGGGCAGGAGAAAGATGTGTATGCACCACGATTCACCAAAAACATTGTGGTGACTTTCCAGAACTTGTTTAAGTGTCCTACAGATGAAAGG AGTAAGATTGTCAGGGTGTTGAACCTTTGGCAGAAGAATGGAGTGTTCCCCATAGAAGTTATACAACCGTTGATGGATTTGGCTGGAGATCCTAACAATGCAGATCTAGCAGCTGCAG CTCAAAGAGCTGTGGAAAGAGTGGTTCCTACCCCCAAGTCTAGTCAACAGAAGGCCCATACCCCTGCCAAGCCTGTGGAGAGTGCTAAGGTGAAGGCTAACCCGGTAATGAATAGCCAGGCCTCAGCAGATAGCATCCTCACCACACAGACTGACATGCTGAACACAGTTAATCAGCTTCTACAGCAGACACAACAG CCGCAGAGTTTAGATGAGCAGCAGCAGCAGCTGCATCAGTTGCAGATCTTGCAGCAACAGTTGTTAGAGCAGACCCAGACGATGCAGCACCCAGAGGACCAAGGAGCTGTGATAGACAATACACTACTGGCCCAGATCCAAACCCTCACAAATCAACTTCTCAGCAAGACTGGGGATTTGAACAAGCCACCAGAACCTTCCTTTGACAAG AAGCTGTTAGACTTTGATTATGGAGAGAGTGATGAGGATGATGACAGGAAGGAAGAAGCTGGGGCTCGTAATTCCTCGGG ACCTGTCCAGCATCTACTCACTGATCCAGCTTTAATGGAGCATATACAGCAGATGTCACAGACTATTCAGAAAACAGAACAGTTAAAGAATGAGCTCAATATACAGGAGCAGATGAGACAGCAGATGTTACAACAGCAGCAGGAGGAATTTGACCAGCAAATTAATCAG GGCCCTGGTATTGGCAGGCCCCCCATGCATCCAGGCCCCTCCCACCCTGTGATGGCCCCGTACCCAGGAATGATAGAACCACCCCTCCCCCCTGATTCCTCTCAGGACATGGAAACGGATGATGTAATCATCATACACGATGACACAGACTTCCAAAGAGACCGTTCTCACAGAGGCAGGGACCGCTCAAG GTCTCCAAAAAGACGACGTCGCTCACGATCTAGATCGAGGGACAGAAGGAAAAGGTCGCGATCAAGGGATAGGCGCAGGAGGTCTCG ATCTGGTGACAGAGAGAAAGCAAGAGAAAAGGAAAGAGAGAGGTGGAAGAAACGCTTACCTCCAATAAAGGAAAAACATGTTAGTG TTTGTTCAACAACTATATGGGTGGGTCACTTGGCTAAACTTACCTCAGAGGAAGAACTAGTGCGAGAGTTGGAAAATTATGGTGCCGTGGATTCAATAAAT ATGATTCCCCCACGAGGCTGTGCTTTTGTCTGTATGAACAGAAGGAAAGATGCTGCAAAAGCTGTGGAGAAAATGAAAGGATTAAAAATTAATGGCAGTGCTATCAAG ATAGCATGGGCGCCAGGAAAAAGTATGAAAGACCTAGGTTTTAAAGACATGTGGAATGTGGATTTGGGGGTGACGTATGTACCTTGGGACAAACTGCCAACAGACCCGTCTCTCCTTGTGGATGGGGGAATGATAGATGAAGATACCATACCAGATCATTTGAAAG aatTAGCAGCAGCCATGCATCAGACAGAAGCACCAACAGAAGAGAAGCCAGATGCAGCCAGTGTTAACAATGTCCCTGTGCCCATTGGTCTTCCCCCCGGAGGACCACCTTCCCTTCCACCTGGGCAACCTCCGTTTCCACAAATGCCAG GCCTGCCCCCAGCCAACTCTATCCGTGTATTGCAGCCAGGTCAGCCTGTAGGACTTTTGAACCCCATGCTGATCCCGATGCCAGGACAGACCTTGGCTAACATGCCTGGAGCTCAAGTGGGCATGCATCCTATCATGTCCCTCACTCAACCCAGGCTGCCTCAG GTGAATGCTGCTGGGCCAATTCCGTTAATGTCCATTCCTAACCAGACGTCAACCACGTCGGCAGGTTCCCAGCTCAATGCTGCTATACAGAATATTATGTCAAGTAGTGGGGGACCAACTGCTGTCACACAGGCAGTCCCTGGGATGGTCAGGCCAGGGTTCAGCGGTCCCAGGCCAGGGATGTTCCAGCCTGGCTTCAATCCCCCAGGATTTAACCCCAACGTGCCACCACCGCACGTTCCTCCTCCAAACTTTCGACTACCTCCCCCTGCTTTTGGCGGCAGCAGTGCACCACTGGGTGACGGAGATTCAACCCCAGAACAGGATGAGGGTCAGGCAACTGTCACCAAAGTCATCTCGAATGACTGGCCAAGCAAATTCCCAAATCGTGAGGGAGACGATAGGGATCAGTTCCCCAAGACCCCTGGCTTTGGGCAGCCCCCTTCTGACATTCGTATGCCACTGCCTCATGAGCAGAATCTTCTCCCTAGCTCTCAAGCTGGGAATAGACTGCCGCCACCACGGGGACCTGCCCCACCTGTGTTTAGTCAGCACAACAGCCCTATGAATGCCAACTCACCTAGACCTCTGTTAGGTCCACGAATGATGCAGCCAGAAAGACCAGACATGAATGGCCCGTCTGTTAGACCATTCATGGTGGGACCCCAGGGTATAGCCGGGATGAACAGGCCATTTGGACCGGGTGCAATGGGCAACCAGATGAGACCTCAGGGGCCTGGTGATATGGGTGGACCTCAGCCTTTGATGGGCAATCGGTTCGGCGGACCACGTAATCCTGGTCAATCATTGCTGGGTATTAGACCAGGGTTCCCTGGCAGCCGGATGCTGGGACCACCTCAACAGCGATTTGGCTCAAACCCACCTGGTGGTCCAGGGGGTCCAAGACCCCAAAGCTTTGGCCACCCTATGGATGATCGAATACGACCGCTGTTTGGCGATAGCCCCAATAGACCGTTTGAAAGACCTGACTTTGATAGATTCGGTGATCGTCCACGATTTCATCATCCACGTGGGAATGGTCCTGATGATAGGCCTCTTGTACCGGACCGATGGGGGCCTCTGGACGGACCTCCAGGACTTGACCGAGAAAGGGACCCAGGAGACAGAGGGGGCCCATTCAGAGATAGGTTTGAAAGAAATGAGTTCCGAAGAGACGATGATGGAAACCCAGACTGGAGAGTGAATAGACGAGAAAGTCGCAACCACAGGATGCCTTTTGAAGATAACGAAATGGCATCTCCTGGTCGGCGGAGGGACTCTAGGGGTCGACATGGTGATCGGGATGAACAGGATAAAGGGGGTGACAGGGACAGGGATAGggacagagagagagacaggGACCGAGGAAGAGACAGGGATAGGGACAGAAGTAGACGCAGTAGGTGGAGTAATCTTGACCCTTCTCAGACAGGGGAAGCCAAAGAGAACTTCAGTGAACCTGCCGAGCACATGGACGATAGTGTTAACATGGAAACTGTTGACATGAATATATCCGCCAACTCCGGCGAACATGATGAAGAAAAGACAAAAGGCTCAGTGCTCCAGTCAGCTGGTGTAGAATCTGATCTCATGGCCCAGTCTCAGACCAGTGAATCTATAGACAAGTCACAAGTTGATGTGGTGAAAGAACCAGAAGTGGGTGCTGGTACTGTGGAGGCATTGCCTGAAGTACTAAAAGAACTACCAGAGGCCCAGTCAAATACTGATCCGTCTACAGGACAGTTAAACGAAGCCGCAATGCCGGTGAGTGAAATTTTAGCGACAATACCCAGTGAACCTTCGGTTGTTCCGTCGGAGTCTATAGACAGTGTTCCGGCTGCAGTGTCCCAGCACACGGCTCCGCCTGTAGAAACTGAACAGCAGCGTGAAGTAGACCAGTCCCAGGTTACTCCAGCAAACGGTTCCTCGACGCATGCAAAAGAGGAGCCGGTTGTACAAAAGCAACCCAATGACATTGTTTTAAACGAGAGCACGGCCGAGAAGCCATGCCCTGCAAAGACTCAGTCCCCGATGGAAGAGGGCGAGTTGGAGCCGGGAGAGGTGTCCAGCTGA
- the LOC135482199 gene encoding uncharacterized protein LOC135482199, translating to MGARRTEKMEEVKTAIEKDGGQAVHRKTDVTVREEVIDLVKFAETTFGPVDIFVHNVGVFYYSLMKNLHLDEWDKLVDVNCKGFLNGIAAILDSMVKRKRGHILIISSDSGKKSDPGCSVYTGSKFFVEGVVRGLRREVSTHNVRVTSIQPGEVDTEIFTYSKTDPEAEELYGSFPPNFKILEPIDVAKAVVYAVSQPDHVAVNELLIQPKDAPIIY from the exons ATGGGAGCCAGGAGGACTGAGAAAATGGAGGAGGTGAAAACGGCCATAGAGAAAGATGGCGGACAAGCCGTCCATCGTAAAACTGATGTCACTGTCAGGGAAGAG GTAATAGATCTGGTGAAGTTCGCGGAAACCACATTCGGCCCGGTGGACATCTTTGTCCACAATGTTGGAGTGTTTTATTACTCGCTGATGAAGAACCTACACCTGGACGAGTGGGATAAGCTGGTGGACGTTAACTGTAAG GGATTTCTGAATGGTATTGCCGCCATCCTCGATTCAATGGTAAAGCGAAAAAGGGGACATATTCTTATTATTTCCTCCGACAGTGGCAAAAAG AGTGACCCAGGCTGCTCGGTGTATACGGGCAGTAAATTCTTTGTGGAGGGCGTGGTCCGGGGTCTTCGGAGGGAGGTCAGCACGCACAATGTCCGCGTGACAAGCATACAGCCCGGCGAGGTGGACACCGAGATATTTACTTACAGCAAAACTGACCCTGAG GCTGAAGAGTTGTATGGCTCGTTTCCACCAAACTTCAAAATTTTGGAGCCGATAGATGTGGCTAAAGCTGTGGTGTACGCGGTCTCTCAACCAGATCACGTAGCCGTCAATGAGTTACTGATCCAACCCAAGGATGCCCCGATAATTTACTGA
- the LOC135482205 gene encoding superoxide dismutase [Cu-Zn]-like, whose amino-acid sequence MVLRAVCVLRGDSNVTGTVVFEQEGADSPVKVSGELTGLAPGKHGFHVHQFGDNTNGCTSAGAHFNPFGKEHGAPEDDDNRHVGDLGNVVANDEGKAPIDITDKQLNLTGPHSIIGRTVVVHADVDDLGKGGHELSKTTGNAGGRLACGVIGISK is encoded by the exons ATGGTTTTACGGGCAGTTTGCGTTCTTCGTGGGGACTCTAATGTTACCGGCACGGTTGTATTTGAGCAAGAG gGTGCTGACAGTCCAGTGAAGGTATCGGGGGAACTGACTGGGCTGGCCCCAGGTAAACATGGATTCcatgtccaccagtttggagaCAACACAAATG GTTGTACAAGCGCTGGTGCTCATTTCAATCCATTTGGAAAGGAGCATGGTGCCCCCGAGGACGACGACAACAG ACATGTGGGAGATTTGGGGAATGTAGTGGCAAATGATGAGGGGAAAGCCCCAATCGACATCACAGATAAACAACTAAACTTGACGGGACCACACTCCATCATCGGTAGAACTGTAGTG GTACATGCTGATGTGGATGACCTGGGCAAAGGCGGTCACGAACTGAGCAAGACGACAGGAAATGCTGGCGGCCGGCTGGCTTGTGGCGTGATCGGCATTAGTAAATAA